Proteins encoded in a region of the Thermodesulfovibrionales bacterium genome:
- the rpsQ gene encoding 30S ribosomal protein S17 encodes MPKKIYSGKVVSDKMDKTVVVAVTRLYQHPVYKKTVKQVTKFKAHDEENKYKTGDTVSIIETRPLSKGKRWTVLDVKEKA; translated from the coding sequence ATGCCAAAGAAGATTTATTCAGGTAAGGTCGTGAGCGACAAGATGGACAAGACCGTCGTGGTGGCCGTCACAAGGCTTTATCAGCACCCTGTGTACAAGAAGACCGTGAAGCAGGTCACGAAATTCAAGGCTCACGACGAAGAGAACAAGTACAAGACCGGAGACACGGTTTCCATCATTGAGACGAGGCCGCTGAGCAAGGGGAAACGGTGGACGGTACTGGATGTGAAAGAAAAGGCTTAA
- the rplN gene encoding 50S ribosomal protein L14, translated as MIQPRSNLEVADNSGAKKVQCIKVLGGSHRRYARLGDVVVVSVKEAIPESNIKKGDKAKAVVVRTKKEHRRPDGTYIRFDQNAVVLINPQNEPIGTRIFGPVARELRWKEFMKIISLAPEVL; from the coding sequence ATGATACAACCGAGGAGCAATCTTGAGGTAGCGGACAATTCTGGGGCAAAAAAGGTCCAGTGCATAAAGGTCTTGGGAGGCTCTCATAGGCGGTATGCGAGGCTCGGCGATGTTGTAGTCGTAAGCGTTAAGGAGGCTATTCCTGAAAGCAATATTAAGAAGGGCGACAAGGCAAAGGCCGTTGTGGTGAGGACAAAGAAGGAGCACAGGAGGCCCGACGGCACCTATATCAGATTTGACCAGAATGCTGTGGTGCTCATAAATCCACAGAATGAGCCGATCGGAACGAGGATATTCGGTCCCGTTGCAAGGGAGCTCAGATGGAAGGAATTTATGAAGATCATTTCACTTGCTCCAGAGGTTCTTTAG
- the rpmC gene encoding 50S ribosomal protein L29 yields MKPSALRELTMDELRVKDQDLRRELFNLRFRLATGEVENPMRIRAVRRDIARVLTVMTEKGKA; encoded by the coding sequence ATGAAGCCTTCTGCATTGCGCGAATTAACCATGGATGAGCTCAGGGTGAAGGATCAGGATTTGCGAAGAGAACTTTTCAATTTGAGGTTCCGTCTCGCCACAGGAGAGGTAGAGAACCCGATGCGTATCCGCGCTGTTCGGAGGGATATTGCACGAGTCTTGACGGTGATGACGGAAAAGGGGAAGGCGTAG